A genomic stretch from Leptospira licerasiae serovar Varillal str. VAR 010 includes:
- a CDS encoding Ppx/GppA phosphatase family protein — MVRENTLAAIDLGTNSFHMIIVRVRENGTFEAIAREKENVRLGSGLEEGGEIDPPAFRRAIECLKRFKMLADNSKAEIRAVATSAMREASNRAEFQAAALKEAGIKIDVISGYEEARLIYFGVLQGLPVFDKKVLLVDIGGGSTEVLVGYRGDILFSKSFKLGAIRLTEKFLRSETLDSSQIRKCKLYVEEIILPFRKIIRDLKPEMIIGSSGTVQATAGIIRAFEGETEERPLNHYTFHSSEFKKARNMILEADTSKKRGKIPGFDSKRSDIIVGGMLILDELFQLLDLPDMTVSEFALREGIIYDTIRKWEHFQDLEHSKHLDDIRQKSILNLLVSYTRDQEYARHVAKLSLDIFDQLQSVHRLGKEEREYLEASSLLHEVGLFISHSAYHKHSYYLIRNSEAMLGFTWGEIEIIALTARYHRKSSPKSKHREFQRVGPKEQETVEKLSAILRIASACNRNRQGLIETVKCQIRKNQTIFTLVTNQNYDKSLELWACEEQADAFEAAYGMVPLFQ; from the coding sequence ATGGTCCGGGAAAACACCCTAGCTGCCATCGATCTAGGCACAAACTCCTTTCATATGATCATCGTTCGGGTCCGAGAAAACGGGACCTTTGAAGCTATCGCCAGAGAGAAGGAGAACGTTCGTCTCGGAAGCGGCTTGGAAGAAGGAGGAGAAATCGATCCTCCCGCATTTAGGCGTGCAATCGAGTGTTTAAAGCGTTTTAAGATGCTCGCGGATAACTCGAAAGCAGAGATCAGAGCGGTCGCCACATCCGCAATGAGGGAAGCTTCCAATCGTGCCGAATTCCAGGCTGCTGCTTTAAAGGAAGCAGGCATTAAAATAGATGTGATTAGCGGATATGAAGAGGCCCGACTCATCTATTTCGGGGTCCTACAAGGGCTTCCAGTATTCGACAAAAAGGTATTACTTGTGGATATAGGCGGAGGAAGTACCGAAGTTTTAGTTGGCTACAGAGGGGATATTTTATTCTCAAAAAGTTTCAAATTGGGAGCGATCCGACTCACCGAAAAATTCCTGAGATCTGAAACCCTGGATTCTTCTCAGATACGAAAATGTAAACTTTATGTGGAAGAGATCATTCTTCCTTTCCGAAAGATCATCCGAGATCTAAAACCAGAAATGATCATCGGTTCATCCGGCACTGTCCAGGCAACTGCCGGGATCATTCGCGCCTTCGAAGGAGAAACGGAAGAAAGACCGCTAAACCATTACACATTCCATTCTTCAGAATTCAAAAAAGCAAGGAATATGATCTTAGAAGCGGACACTTCTAAAAAGAGAGGTAAAATCCCTGGCTTCGATTCCAAACGTTCCGATATCATTGTGGGTGGGATGCTTATCCTAGACGAATTATTCCAGTTATTGGATCTCCCGGATATGACTGTTTCTGAGTTCGCACTTAGAGAAGGGATTATCTACGATACAATCCGAAAATGGGAACATTTTCAAGATTTGGAACACTCCAAACATCTGGATGATATTCGCCAAAAATCCATCTTAAATCTTTTAGTATCATACACAAGGGACCAGGAATATGCCCGCCATGTTGCCAAACTTTCACTCGATATATTCGATCAATTACAATCGGTACATCGATTAGGGAAAGAAGAAAGAGAATATCTGGAAGCCTCTTCTTTGCTGCATGAAGTAGGACTATTCATTTCACATTCCGCTTATCATAAACACAGTTATTATCTGATTCGAAACTCCGAGGCAATGTTAGGTTTTACTTGGGGAGAAATAGAGATCATCGCACTCACCGCAAGATATCATCGTAAAAGTTCTCCTAAATCCAAGCATAGAGAATTCCAAAGAGTAGGTCCCAAAGAGCAAGAAACGGTCGAAAAACTTTCCGCAATTTTAAGGATCGCGAGTGCATGCAATCGGAACAGACAAGGATTGATCGAAACCGTAAAATGCCAGATCCGAAAAAATCAGACGATATTCACTTTGGTTACAAACCAAAACTACGATAAAAGTCTGGAACTTTGGGCCTGCGAAGAACAGGCAGATGCGTTCGAGGCCGCCTACGGAATGGTTCCTCTATTTCAGTGA
- a CDS encoding rod shape-determining protein produces the protein MIFDKLYGLFSNDMGIDLGTANTLVHVKGQGIVLSEPSVVAVHAATGKVLAVGQEAKRMLGRTPGEIVAIRPMKDGVIADFETVEKMIRYFIAKVHNRTTFVKPRIVIGVPSGITEVERRAVRESAEQAGAREIFLIDEALAAAIGANIPINEPAGNMIVDIGGGTTEIAVISLGGMVIAESIRTGGDEFDDAIIKYLRNQYNLVVGERTAEDIKLTIGNAYPEKKTETMEVKGRDAISGLPRTLELESNEIRKALKEPTDEILDGIKRVLERTPPELASDIVERGIVLTGGGCLLRGLETYLSKETGVPVFRAENPLTCVVLGTGKFLDEVKYLKPGIR, from the coding sequence ATGATATTCGATAAGCTATACGGATTATTTTCCAACGATATGGGAATCGACCTCGGAACCGCAAACACTCTCGTCCATGTAAAAGGGCAAGGTATCGTTCTTTCCGAGCCTTCCGTAGTAGCGGTCCACGCGGCTACGGGCAAAGTGCTCGCAGTAGGCCAGGAAGCTAAGAGAATGTTGGGACGTACTCCCGGCGAGATCGTAGCGATCCGTCCTATGAAAGACGGGGTGATCGCGGACTTCGAAACTGTCGAAAAAATGATCCGCTACTTCATTGCGAAAGTACATAATAGAACTACTTTCGTAAAACCTAGAATTGTGATCGGAGTTCCTTCCGGGATCACCGAGGTGGAAAGACGTGCGGTCCGTGAGTCCGCAGAACAGGCAGGTGCGCGAGAGATCTTCTTGATCGACGAGGCATTGGCTGCTGCGATCGGCGCAAATATTCCAATCAACGAACCTGCCGGTAATATGATCGTGGATATAGGCGGTGGAACTACTGAGATCGCTGTGATCTCACTTGGCGGTATGGTAATCGCCGAGTCTATCAGAACTGGTGGTGATGAGTTCGACGATGCAATTATCAAATATCTCAGAAACCAATACAATCTGGTTGTTGGGGAAAGAACTGCAGAAGATATCAAACTGACTATCGGTAACGCTTACCCTGAAAAGAAAACCGAGACCATGGAAGTGAAAGGTAGGGACGCAATTTCCGGATTACCTCGTACTCTGGAATTAGAATCCAATGAGATCCGCAAGGCTCTTAAAGAGCCAACCGACGAAATTTTAGACGGAATTAAAAGAGTTCTGGAAAGAACTCCTCCTGAACTTGCTTCGGATATCGTAGAAAGAGGGATTGTTCTTACCGGAGGAGGATGTCTTCTTCGCGGATTAGAGACTTATCTTTCTAAAGAAACCGGTGTGCCTGTATTCAGAGCGGAAAACCCTCTGACCTGCGTGGTACTTGGGACAGGAAAATTCTTGGACGAAGTTAAGTATCTGAAACCAGGGATCCGTTAA
- the mreC gene encoding rod shape-determining protein MreC: MLWLQVNKSKETVSLLFCIVFSLLSLTFKSNVLVRGIASFQRVGDSVSGSIDGVGSFFKGAYTKLESFEAVRQERDACVAAIDDYKLLPQDLERVSRENESLRRELRFNTKQKYSTVKAEVLSVRLNSIYRTIIIDKGSEAGIKPYMPVTARAVNQKGEIIEALVGKVIAVTGGSAVVQPIINSNYNMGVSIPESNLWATLSGNSGRGMEALMNYIDSGIIIDPRIFGDYPMGPSEMIQYTESLSKIGKPVYSSGSSGMFPPGIPVGIITEEGPRNGSFKTAFLKPFVRFDMLESVTILMKLPEKWAETWPEGQNINIENPYFGELNYPKEEREPKVPTPAGNKPVETPKPQKPEGNGSGFSEEETN, translated from the coding sequence ATGCTTTGGCTTCAAGTTAATAAAAGTAAGGAAACTGTTTCCCTTTTATTCTGTATCGTATTCTCTCTTCTTTCCCTGACTTTTAAGAGTAATGTTTTAGTCAGAGGGATTGCAAGTTTCCAGAGAGTAGGGGATTCCGTTTCCGGCTCGATCGACGGAGTAGGTTCCTTTTTTAAAGGCGCTTATACTAAATTAGAATCTTTTGAAGCGGTTCGTCAGGAAAGAGATGCCTGCGTTGCCGCTATAGACGATTATAAACTTCTTCCCCAAGATTTGGAAAGAGTAAGCAGAGAAAACGAAAGTCTCAGAAGGGAATTACGTTTTAATACTAAACAAAAATATTCTACAGTCAAAGCGGAAGTTCTTTCCGTTCGTTTGAATTCCATCTATCGTACTATCATTATAGACAAAGGTTCCGAAGCGGGGATCAAACCTTATATGCCTGTCACTGCAAGAGCTGTGAACCAAAAAGGTGAGATTATAGAAGCACTCGTCGGAAAGGTGATCGCGGTCACAGGCGGTTCCGCGGTGGTCCAACCTATCATCAATTCCAATTATAATATGGGTGTTTCCATTCCGGAAAGTAATCTTTGGGCTACTCTTTCCGGAAACTCAGGAAGAGGCATGGAAGCATTGATGAATTATATTGATAGCGGTATCATTATTGATCCTAGGATTTTCGGAGATTATCCGATGGGTCCAAGCGAGATGATCCAATACACCGAATCTTTGAGTAAGATCGGTAAACCAGTATATAGTTCCGGTTCTTCCGGAATGTTCCCGCCTGGAATTCCTGTGGGTATAATTACGGAGGAAGGCCCGCGCAATGGAAGTTTTAAAACTGCATTCTTAAAACCTTTTGTTCGTTTCGATATGTTGGAATCCGTTACGATCCTAATGAAACTTCCTGAAAAATGGGCGGAGACTTGGCCGGAAGGACAGAATATCAATATCGAAAATCCTTATTTCGGTGAATTAAATTATCCTAAAGAAGAAAGAGAGCCTAAGGTCCCAACTCCAGCCGGAAATAAACCTGTGGAGACTCCTAAGCCTCAAAAGCCCGAAGGGAATGGATCCGGATTCTCCGAAGAGGAAACGAACTGA
- the mreD gene encoding rod shape-determining protein MreD has product MILEYIVIGAGILISHFLNGTNLFEISGFKPDFMVIFVLFFALRRGTMAGIWIGFFGGLLSDSGLGGEIVGNVVTYKIGLHSLTFCIMGYLVGKFARPAYHENQISIMLYSLVVTLVSRIASYFLFSLFFHENLNYSIVSTSIFNAAIAPIFFWVLGKLYRLEQAEG; this is encoded by the coding sequence ATGATCTTAGAATATATAGTCATTGGCGCCGGGATCTTGATCTCTCACTTCTTGAACGGGACAAACCTATTCGAGATTTCCGGGTTTAAACCGGACTTTATGGTGATCTTTGTTCTATTTTTTGCTCTTCGCAGGGGAACGATGGCAGGTATCTGGATCGGATTTTTCGGCGGATTGCTTTCCGATTCAGGTTTAGGCGGAGAAATTGTAGGAAACGTAGTCACTTACAAAATAGGACTTCACTCACTTACTTTCTGCATCATGGGTTATCTGGTAGGAAAGTTCGCGAGGCCTGCGTATCACGAAAATCAGATTTCCATAATGTTGTATTCTTTGGTAGTGACTTTGGTCTCCAGGATAGCGTCTTATTTCCTATTCTCCTTATTCTTTCATGAAAATTTAAACTACTCCATCGTCAGTACCTCGATCTTTAACGCGGCAATCGCTCCAATATTCTTCTGGGTCCTGGGAAAATTATACAGATTGGAGCAGGCGGAAGGTTAA
- the mrdA gene encoding penicillin-binding protein 2 → MLGGGGSSSATEFRLERSFRLRLYMFSGLVAFALIAFVIQLFNLQIVQGTDNSLKAEKFVRKSETIPAARGEMFDRNFLTPETSMALVSNYSSLDAVLNTSLLKYDPVKVKNFLQEFARTLSIPMSYYEEDLLEPKFSKKIKTKKPFVLLEAISKAQQERISVFDNISKYVILVPSPRRIYKMGPALAHVTGYIGKPSKTDLLTREIKSYQWLGKDGLELQYDSRLRGTDGFRIQKRSSEGNIEEERVVEHSTPGNNLVLTIDKDIQLAAYKALKGARGTAIAMRPSTGEILAMASNPSYDPNVLSGKSRSERTAHYKRVDANGGFLNLAIQSKFPPASTYKTLVALAALESGHKVDYTPETSYHCNGSYTLKSTFAGVPDQVFYCWEKGGHGTNDLAHALQKSCSVYFYNLGYKLGSDPILTYSRLFLLDQKSKVDLPGEIAGQVPSPAWKKRIYGTRWFDGDTINLSIGQGFMSVTPLAMTLFYAGLLNKGQIYQPYLVNEIRDPLDNSIINRTDPQRLSDIPIQSSTVEAIKVGLRLVVKNGTAAFVLNKPGLPDIAGKTGTAQTRRRGSSGSNHAWFIGYAPASAPVSEQVLVAVFVEYGVGGAAGAAPVAREMFRAAFPPGSFKRTAEIPETAPAIPENVQ, encoded by the coding sequence ATGTTGGGGGGAGGAGGATCTTCTTCAGCCACAGAATTTAGACTGGAACGTAGTTTCAGGCTAAGGCTATACATGTTCTCCGGGTTGGTTGCATTTGCATTAATCGCCTTCGTCATCCAGTTATTTAATCTTCAGATCGTGCAAGGGACGGATAATTCTTTAAAGGCGGAGAAGTTCGTCCGAAAGAGTGAAACTATTCCGGCTGCCAGGGGGGAAATGTTCGATCGGAACTTTCTTACTCCTGAAACATCCATGGCATTGGTTTCCAATTATTCCAGCTTGGATGCAGTATTGAATACTTCTCTACTCAAATACGATCCGGTTAAGGTTAAGAATTTCCTGCAGGAATTCGCAAGAACTCTTTCTATTCCGATGTCTTATTACGAAGAGGATTTGCTCGAGCCTAAATTCTCCAAAAAGATCAAGACCAAAAAGCCTTTCGTACTTTTGGAGGCTATTTCCAAAGCCCAACAGGAACGTATATCAGTTTTTGATAATATATCTAAATATGTTATCTTGGTGCCTTCTCCGAGAAGGATCTATAAGATGGGGCCGGCGCTTGCACATGTGACCGGATATATTGGTAAGCCTAGTAAAACGGACCTTCTTACCCGTGAGATCAAGTCTTACCAATGGCTCGGAAAAGACGGGTTGGAGCTCCAATACGATTCAAGACTTCGGGGAACGGACGGATTCCGGATCCAAAAAAGAAGTTCAGAAGGAAACATCGAGGAAGAAAGGGTGGTGGAACATTCCACTCCCGGGAATAACCTGGTTCTCACGATAGACAAAGACATCCAACTTGCCGCGTATAAGGCGCTAAAAGGAGCCAGAGGAACTGCGATTGCGATGCGTCCTTCCACCGGAGAAATTTTGGCAATGGCTTCCAATCCAAGCTACGATCCGAATGTTCTTTCCGGAAAAAGTAGATCGGAAAGGACCGCACATTATAAGAGAGTGGATGCGAACGGTGGATTTTTGAATCTTGCGATCCAATCCAAATTTCCTCCGGCTTCCACATACAAAACGTTAGTTGCTCTTGCTGCGTTAGAAAGCGGTCATAAGGTGGATTATACTCCTGAAACAAGTTATCACTGCAATGGTAGTTATACTTTAAAATCCACTTTCGCAGGAGTTCCCGACCAAGTGTTTTATTGTTGGGAGAAGGGCGGTCATGGTACGAATGACCTGGCTCACGCTCTTCAAAAGTCATGTTCCGTATATTTTTATAATTTAGGTTATAAACTGGGTTCCGATCCTATCCTGACTTATTCTCGTTTATTCTTATTGGACCAAAAATCCAAAGTAGATCTTCCTGGAGAAATTGCAGGTCAGGTACCTTCTCCGGCTTGGAAAAAAAGGATTTATGGAACCAGATGGTTCGACGGGGATACGATCAATCTTTCCATCGGACAAGGATTCATGTCCGTTACTCCTCTTGCCATGACTCTGTTCTATGCGGGACTATTGAACAAAGGACAAATATACCAACCTTATCTGGTTAACGAGATCAGAGATCCATTGGACAATTCCATTATCAACAGAACGGATCCTCAAAGGTTGAGCGATATTCCGATCCAATCTTCTACGGTAGAAGCGATCAAAGTGGGTCTCAGGTTGGTTGTGAAAAATGGAACTGCGGCATTCGTATTAAATAAACCTGGCCTTCCGGATATCGCAGGAAAAACAGGGACCGCTCAAACAAGAAGAAGGGGATCTTCAGGATCCAACCATGCTTGGTTTATCGGATATGCACCGGCGAGTGCGCCTGTCAGCGAACAAGTATTAGTTGCGGTGTTCGTGGAATATGGAGTAGGTGGAGCGGCTGGAGCGGCCCCTGTTGCAAGAGAAATGTTTAGAGCCGCTTTTCCACCTGGAAGTTTCAAAAGAACCGCGGAGATACCTGAAACTGCTCCTGCAATACCGGAGAATGTACAATGA
- the rodA gene encoding rod shape-determining protein RodA, with amino-acid sequence MMSDRSIDRIDYFLVGSVIIVVICSVLTLYSQEYNFDDPSVGLMSHKWFKQLLFFLGGLVIMWFVSRINYQLIGAYALFVYGFAILLLALTLVKWIGYLPSSRGARSWIKIGPFLLQASEFAKLATVILLGQYLVLKEKEMKKLVVLVIPFGIVLLPMALILLQPDFGTAVSFLPILFTMLFLGGADYFHIGSFITFGGISLVLPMYVEYSKLTLLNDILAFLQRTGKTDLLSVVNRLGGKTWQVLDGKEVAGANLTPKTIAALREVFDQVIDLEGSFIFKLLSNQGLLIGVGATLIIFSIIMILLRIARGSKTLRSYYIPLGILGISLISAVVVMKTVPFRENQVIRLTAFLNPDEFKQDAGYQLRASKPAVGSGKLVGKGFLNAEMTEGKIPHVPESSTDFIFASWAEQTGFIGSVFLLFFLFSIPLRGLQISYESKDRFGSLLASGIVAMLFYHMAINIGIVLGLLPVTGIPLSFMSYGGSHLLMSMAAVGIILSIKMRKHAN; translated from the coding sequence ATGATGTCGGATCGTTCCATAGATAGGATTGACTACTTTTTAGTAGGTTCGGTCATCATAGTAGTGATCTGTAGTGTTCTCACTTTATACTCTCAGGAGTATAATTTTGACGATCCGAGCGTCGGGCTCATGAGCCATAAATGGTTCAAACAACTTTTATTCTTTCTGGGCGGCTTAGTGATCATGTGGTTCGTATCTCGGATCAATTACCAATTGATCGGAGCTTACGCATTATTCGTGTATGGATTCGCTATTTTACTATTGGCTCTTACGCTCGTGAAATGGATCGGATATCTTCCTTCCAGCCGCGGTGCGAGATCCTGGATCAAGATCGGACCGTTTCTTTTGCAGGCGTCTGAGTTCGCAAAACTTGCCACAGTGATCCTACTCGGCCAGTATCTAGTATTAAAAGAAAAAGAAATGAAGAAGCTTGTGGTTTTGGTCATCCCGTTCGGGATCGTTCTATTACCAATGGCTTTGATACTTTTACAGCCTGATTTTGGAACAGCAGTATCCTTCTTACCGATCTTGTTCACAATGTTGTTCTTAGGGGGAGCCGATTATTTCCACATCGGTTCTTTTATCACATTTGGAGGGATCTCACTCGTTCTTCCGATGTATGTGGAATATTCTAAACTTACATTATTAAACGACATCCTCGCATTCTTACAAAGAACCGGAAAAACGGACCTTCTGTCCGTAGTAAACAGACTAGGCGGAAAAACCTGGCAAGTATTGGATGGGAAAGAAGTAGCCGGGGCCAATCTTACTCCTAAAACCATCGCTGCATTAAGAGAAGTATTCGATCAGGTAATCGATTTAGAAGGAAGTTTTATATTTAAACTACTTTCTAATCAGGGATTGCTGATTGGAGTAGGCGCGACACTTATCATATTCAGTATTATCATGATCTTACTCAGGATCGCTAGAGGAAGTAAAACATTACGTTCTTATTATATTCCTCTGGGAATCTTGGGGATTAGTTTGATCTCGGCGGTAGTCGTGATGAAAACAGTTCCATTTCGCGAGAACCAGGTCATCCGATTGACCGCATTTTTGAACCCTGACGAATTCAAACAGGATGCAGGATATCAGCTCAGAGCATCAAAGCCTGCGGTAGGTTCCGGAAAATTAGTCGGAAAAGGATTTTTAAATGCGGAGATGACGGAAGGAAAAATCCCTCACGTTCCTGAATCCAGCACGGACTTCATCTTCGCTTCCTGGGCGGAACAAACCGGGTTTATAGGTTCCGTATTTTTACTCTTCTTCTTATTCTCTATTCCGCTTAGAGGGCTACAGATCAGTTATGAAAGTAAGGACAGATTCGGGTCCTTACTTGCGTCCGGGATCGTGGCGATGTTATTCTATCATATGGCAATTAATATAGGCATCGTGCTAGGATTATTGCCGGTAACAGGGATCCCACTTTCGTTTATGAGTTACGGTGGTTCCCACTTACTTATGTCCATGGCAGCGGTCGGTATCATTCTCTCCATCAAGATGAGAAAACACGCAAACTAA
- a CDS encoding DUF1858 domain-containing protein, with the protein MSEAVKPRFFKEMTVGEAIGLHPEAGLVFSSYHLGGCSHCSINELETIEQVCMGYGVEVDVLLDSLNNLLEDGE; encoded by the coding sequence ATGTCGGAAGCGGTCAAGCCAAGATTTTTTAAAGAAATGACGGTAGGCGAAGCGATCGGTCTTCATCCTGAAGCAGGATTGGTATTCTCCAGCTATCATTTGGGCGGATGCTCTCATTGTTCTATCAACGAACTCGAAACTATCGAGCAAGTTTGTATGGGTTACGGTGTAGAGGTGGATGTTCTTCTGGATAGTTTGAACAATCTACTCGAGGACGGAGAGTAA
- a CDS encoding 6-carboxytetrahydropterin synthase: MFFQETGKFYIRIEERFESSHYLYKYFPDGSDEPIHGHSFKVEVYLSGQKNIGEDGISFDFLTSKRKLKELVAELDHILINDHTDFKKTNPTSENMARWFYHGLKDSVAEAKGKVDRIVIHEGPENLAYYEPSP, translated from the coding sequence ATGTTTTTTCAAGAAACCGGCAAATTCTATATTCGTATCGAGGAAAGGTTCGAATCTTCACATTATCTTTATAAATACTTCCCCGACGGCTCGGATGAGCCGATCCACGGCCATTCCTTTAAGGTAGAAGTCTATCTTTCCGGCCAAAAGAATATTGGAGAAGACGGGATCAGCTTCGACTTTTTGACCTCGAAACGTAAGCTTAAAGAGTTAGTTGCTGAGTTAGACCATATTCTGATCAACGATCATACGGATTTTAAGAAGACAAATCCAACTTCTGAAAACATGGCTCGTTGGTTTTACCATGGCTTAAAGGATAGTGTGGCCGAGGCCAAAGGTAAGGTGGACAGGATCGTGATCCACGAAGGCCCGGAGAACTTGGCTTATTACGAACCAAGTCCATGA
- a CDS encoding acetoacetate--CoA ligase: MNQTLWTPSPELIQNSRLTEFQNFAEQKLGKKFQNYRELHSWSVEFLEEFWGLIWEFAPVIYSKTYDEVILPGKTFKEARFFPGAKLNFAQNLLRKKDDTVAIFYRGESGAEKSLTYSELYKKVGALAAYLRSEGVEPGDRIAGLMPNVPDTVLAMLAATSIGAVWTSCSPDFGVKGVLDRFGQIKPKILITTDRYEFKGKSLPLAGIVQEISSQLPDLKKILISEYPSLGTKDRKNVMEGFPTNSIPLEESYESFLGQDPEFYQTSFDHPVYIMYSSGTTGLPKCMVQGSGVFLNHWKELALHTDLREGDGIFYYTTCGWMMWNWLVSSLSIGATVHLFDGNPFHPDPGVLFRYASDRKVKIFGVGAKYILSLEKEKYKPNVDLSSMQAVLSTGSPLPGYGFDYVYGSWKKDLRLSSISGGTDLNGCFALGNPNLPVHSGELQSLGLGMSVQIFDDSGKPVQGQKGELVCTKPFPSMPLEFWNDPDGKKYLGAYFDTYPNIWRHGDFAEILPNGGMVVYGRSDATLNPGGVRIGTADLYSLLETISEIADSVVIGQEWKDDVRVILFLKMAPGAVLDPAFESKIKKEIKDKVSPRHVPSKIIQIEDIPYTRNMKKVEIAVKKTVQGEAVTNQDALINPESLEYYKNIPQLQTD, translated from the coding sequence ATGAATCAAACCCTTTGGACTCCCAGTCCCGAACTTATCCAAAACTCAAGACTTACAGAATTTCAAAATTTTGCCGAACAAAAGCTCGGTAAAAAATTTCAGAACTATAGAGAGCTACATTCCTGGTCGGTGGAATTCCTCGAAGAATTTTGGGGACTGATATGGGAATTTGCTCCGGTCATATATTCCAAAACTTACGACGAAGTCATCCTGCCTGGCAAAACTTTTAAAGAAGCCAGGTTCTTTCCTGGCGCAAAGCTGAACTTTGCCCAAAACTTACTTCGTAAAAAAGACGATACAGTCGCCATTTTTTACCGGGGAGAGAGTGGAGCGGAGAAGAGCCTGACCTATTCAGAACTATACAAAAAAGTGGGAGCGCTCGCTGCATACTTAAGGTCGGAAGGTGTGGAGCCTGGTGATAGGATTGCAGGATTGATGCCGAATGTTCCGGATACGGTTCTTGCGATGCTCGCGGCTACAAGTATCGGAGCGGTTTGGACATCTTGTTCTCCTGATTTCGGAGTCAAGGGGGTATTAGATCGATTCGGGCAGATCAAGCCTAAAATCCTGATCACTACGGATAGATACGAATTTAAAGGAAAATCACTTCCACTCGCGGGCATCGTGCAAGAGATCTCTTCTCAGCTTCCGGATCTGAAAAAGATCTTAATTTCCGAATATCCTAGTTTAGGAACAAAAGATCGCAAGAATGTCATGGAAGGATTTCCTACTAACTCGATTCCATTAGAAGAATCTTATGAATCTTTTCTGGGACAGGACCCTGAATTTTATCAAACATCTTTCGATCATCCAGTTTATATTATGTATTCTTCCGGGACAACCGGGCTTCCAAAATGTATGGTCCAAGGCTCCGGAGTTTTTCTAAATCATTGGAAAGAACTAGCATTACATACCGATTTAAGAGAAGGAGACGGGATCTTTTATTACACCACTTGCGGGTGGATGATGTGGAACTGGCTTGTGAGTTCTCTTTCTATCGGAGCTACAGTGCATCTATTCGATGGGAATCCGTTCCATCCTGATCCCGGAGTATTATTCAGATATGCGTCCGATCGTAAGGTAAAAATATTCGGAGTAGGAGCTAAGTATATTCTTAGTTTGGAAAAGGAAAAATATAAACCGAATGTAGATCTATCATCCATGCAGGCGGTATTATCCACAGGGTCTCCATTGCCGGGGTATGGATTCGATTACGTCTATGGATCTTGGAAAAAGGACCTAAGACTTTCCTCTATTTCCGGAGGGACCGACTTGAACGGATGTTTTGCATTAGGAAATCCTAATTTACCTGTACATTCCGGAGAATTACAATCGTTAGGACTTGGAATGTCAGTCCAAATTTTTGATGATTCCGGAAAGCCAGTCCAAGGACAAAAAGGAGAGTTGGTTTGTACGAAACCGTTTCCTTCTATGCCTTTAGAATTCTGGAATGATCCGGACGGGAAAAAATACCTAGGAGCTTATTTCGATACCTATCCGAATATATGGAGACATGGGGATTTTGCGGAGATTCTCCCAAACGGAGGAATGGTTGTTTATGGGAGATCGGATGCAACTTTAAATCCAGGAGGAGTTCGTATCGGTACTGCTGACTTATATAGCTTGCTTGAAACTATCTCCGAAATTGCGGATTCGGTCGTAATCGGGCAAGAATGGAAGGATGATGTAAGAGTGATCTTGTTCTTAAAGATGGCTCCCGGCGCAGTTTTAGATCCCGCCTTTGAATCTAAGATCAAAAAGGAAATTAAGGATAAGGTTTCTCCTCGCCATGTTCCGTCTAAGATCATCCAAATTGAGGATATTCCTTATACTAGAAACATGAAGAAGGTGGAGATCGCAGTTAAAAAAACAGTACAAGGAGAAGCTGTTACCAACCAGGATGCACTGATTAATCCGGAGTCGTTAGAATATTATAAAAATATTCCGCAGTTACAAACGGATTGA